A genome region from Anolis carolinensis isolate JA03-04 chromosome 6, rAnoCar3.1.pri, whole genome shotgun sequence includes the following:
- the LOC100560792 gene encoding olfactory receptor 14I1-like: MHIEEQRPINKSSLSEFILLEFSEVWEIRLLYFVALLIVYLTTAAGNILIITGIISDYRLHTPMYFFLMNLAIQDVGQVSVIFPKSMANSLTNTRSISYCGCVAQVFFYTFFVASDFSLLTVMAYDRYVAICNPLQYEIVMNRQACFHMVTTVVIVNLFYGVLHTGGTFAPTFCSNVVNQFFCELPHLLKLVCTDLYLVEVGAILLSAMVLFGCFVFIIVTYVHIFTTVMRMPSVQTRQKAFSTCLPHLIVCSIFVVTGLLAYLKPTSNSPAHPDLALAMIYSIVPPLINPVIYSMRNKEIKYAVKKLLNLRFRSLILQS, from the coding sequence ATGCATATTGAAGAGCAAAGGCCTATAAATAAATCCTCTCTGTCTGAGTTTATACTTCTGGAATTTTCAGAGGTTTGGGAGATCAGACTTTTGTACTTTGTGGCATTGCTTATTGTTTACCTGACAACAGCTGCAGGAAATATTCTCATCATCACTGGAATCATCTCTGACTATCGCTTGCATACCCCCATGTACTTCTTTCTGATGAACTTGGCCATACAAGACGTGGGACAAGTTTCAGTCATTTTCCCAAAATccatggccaattccctcacgaACACTAGATCAATTTCTTATTGTGGATGTGTTGCTCAAGTTTTCTTTTATACATTCTTTGTAGCATCTGATTTTTCCCTTCTGACAGTCATGGCATATGATCGGTATGTTGCCATTTGCAATCCACTGCAATATGAGATAGTGATGAATAGGCAAGCCTGCTTTCATATGGTTACTACTGTAGTGATTGTTAATTTGTTCTATGGAGTGTTGCACACTGGAGGCACCTTTGCTCCCACCTTCTGCTCCAATGTTGTCAATCAGTTTTTCTGTGAACTCCCACACTTACTGAAACTTGTCTGTACTGACCTGTATCTAGTTGAGGTTGGAGCTATTTTGCTCAGTGCTATGGTTCTATTTGGCTGCTTTGTTTTCATTATTGTGACTTATGTGCACATTTTCACTACAGTTATGAGAATGCCTTCTGTGCAAACAAGGCAAAAAGCTTTTTCAACTTGCCTTCCACACCTTATCGTTTGCTCTATATTTGTAGTTACTGGACTCTTGGCTTACCTGAAACCCACCTCTAATTCCCCAGCACATCCCGACCTTGCACTAGCAATGATTTATTCTATAGTTCCACCTTTgataaatccagtaatttataGCATGAGAAATAAGGAAATAAAGTATGCTGTGAAAAAGCTACTGAATTTGAGGTTCAGAAGTCTAATTTTGCAAAGTTGA